A genome region from Chiroxiphia lanceolata isolate bChiLan1 chromosome 5, bChiLan1.pri, whole genome shotgun sequence includes the following:
- the LOC116787007 gene encoding histone H2A type 2-C encodes MSGRGKQGGKARAKAKSRSSRAGLQFPVGRVHRLLRKGNYAERVGAGAPVYLAAVLEYLTAEILELAGNAARDNKKTRIIPRHLQLAIRNDEELNKLLGKVTIAQGGVLPNIQAVLLPKKTESHKAKSK; translated from the coding sequence ATGTCCGGGCGCGGGAAGCAGGGCGGGAAGGCGCGGGCCAAGGCCAAGTCGCGCTCGTCGCGGGCCGGGCTGCAGTTCCCCGTGGGCCGCGTGCACCGGCTGCTGCGCAAGGGCAACTACGCGGAGCGGGTGGGCGCCGGCGCGCCCGTGTACCTGGCGGCCGTGCTGGAGTACCTGACGGCCGAGATCCTGGAGCTGGCGGGCAACGCGGCCCGCGACAACAAGAAGACGCGCATCATCCCCCGCCACCTGCAGCTCGCCATCCGCAACGACGAGGAGCTCAACAAGCTGCTGGGCAAGGTGACGATCGCGCAGGGCGGCGTGCTGCCCAACATCCAGGCCGTGCTGCTGCCCAAGAAGACTGAAAGCCACAAAGCCAAGAGCAAGTAA
- the LOC116786997 gene encoding histone H3 isoform X1 produces the protein MARTKQTARKSTGGKAPRKQLATKAARKSAPATGGVKKPHRYRPGTVALREIRRYQKSTELLIRKLPFQRLVREIAQDFKTDLRFQSSAVMALQEASEAYLVGLFEDTNLCAIHAKRVTIMPKDIQLARRIRGERA, from the coding sequence ATGGCGCGCACGAAGCAGACGGCGCGTAAGTCGACGGGCGGGAAGGCGCCCCGCAAGCAGCTGGCCACCAAGGCGGCCCGCAAGAGCGCGCCGGCCACGGGCGGCGTCAAGAAGCCGCACCGCTACCGGCCCGGCACGGTGGCGCTGCGCGAGATCCGCCGCTACCAGAAGTCGACGGAGCTGCTGATCCGCAAGCTGCCCTTCCAGCGCCTGGTGCGCGAGATCGCGCAGGACTTCAAGACCGACCTGCGCTTCCAGAGCTCGGCCGTCATGGCGCTGCAGGAGGCCAGCGAGGCTTACCTGGTGGGGCTCTTCGAGGACACCAACCTGTGCGCCATCCACGCCAAGCGCGTCACCATCATGCCCAAGGACATCCAGCTCGCCCGCCGCATCCGCGGAGAGCGTGCTTAA